The Bacteroidota bacterium genome has a window encoding:
- a CDS encoding DUF4476 domain-containing protein, whose translation MKKTLFTLLILTFALSAAAQYGGSVIHLHQYNNKRFALRVDGVPFGSGERNYTVTGLQPGYYMLEATTWSGNGHHGHYPVTSFIGQVYVPAMTEMTARIERYNNLAILSSVSMIPVPAYPAPHLPVHNPAPCAPVVPVCTGPVAMSDFEFQDMRAAIASRDFESTRLSMTRQLLSQRNLSTRQVMSLMQLFDFESNRLEVAKFGYSRTIDRNNYYQTFALFDFDSSVRELSRFMETYS comes from the coding sequence ATGAAAAAGACCCTCTTCACTCTGTTGATCCTCACCTTTGCGCTGAGTGCAGCCGCGCAGTACGGAGGATCGGTCATCCACCTGCACCAGTACAACAACAAACGTTTCGCGCTTCGCGTCGACGGCGTGCCGTTCGGATCCGGAGAGCGCAACTATACGGTAACCGGATTACAGCCGGGCTACTATATGCTCGAAGCAACGACATGGTCAGGAAACGGCCATCATGGTCATTACCCTGTTACCAGTTTCATAGGTCAGGTGTACGTGCCCGCGATGACGGAAATGACAGCGCGCATCGAACGTTATAACAACCTCGCGATCCTGTCGTCGGTCAGCATGATCCCCGTACCGGCCTACCCTGCTCCCCACCTGCCCGTGCACAATCCCGCTCCCTGCGCTCCGGTTGTACCGGTATGCACCGGCCCGGTAGCCATGAGCGACTTTGAATTCCAGGATATGCGAGCAGCCATCGCCAGCCGCGATTTCGAAAGCACCCGCCTCAGCATGACCCGTCAATTACTGTCGCAAAGGAATCTGAGCACACGGCAGGTCATGAGCCTGATGCAATTGTTCGACTTCGAATCCAATCGACTGGAAGTGGCCAAGTTCGGGTACTCCCGAACGATCGACCGCAACAACTACTATCAGACTTTCGCGCTCTTCGACTTCGACAGCAGCGTACGGGAATTGAGCCGATTCATGGAAACGTATAGTTGA
- the clpX gene encoding ATP-dependent Clp protease ATP-binding subunit ClpX produces the protein MKNPKEIKCSFCGRDKSETYVLIAGITGHICDQCIQQAQNILNDEMNSKLKTSLNSHLTLLKPVEIKKFLDQYVIGQDEAKKVLAVAVYNHYKRISSKIKKQDEVEIEKSNILLVGETGTGKTLLARTIAKMLNVPFCIADATVLTEAGYVGEDVESILTRLLQAADYDVPSAERGVVYIDEIDKIARKGDNPSITRDVSGEGVQQALLKLLEGSVVNVPPQGGRKHPEQKMISMDTSNILFICGGAFDGIDKKIARRLETHAIGYKSSKDAEKIDRSNYLQYISPTDLKAFGLIPELIGRVPVLTHLDPLDKPALKAILTEPKNALIKQYEKLFQLEGVSLSVEKGVLDFIVEKAFEFKLGARGLRSICEAILLDAMFEVPSNKQGIKEFTLTLAYAKEKFSKANINRLKVA, from the coding sequence ATGAAGAATCCAAAAGAGATCAAATGTTCCTTCTGCGGCAGGGACAAGAGTGAGACCTATGTGCTGATTGCGGGCATAACGGGTCATATTTGCGACCAGTGCATCCAGCAGGCTCAGAATATTCTGAATGACGAGATGAACAGCAAGTTGAAAACTTCGCTGAATTCCCATCTCACGCTGCTGAAACCTGTCGAAATAAAGAAGTTCCTGGATCAATACGTGATCGGTCAGGACGAAGCCAAGAAGGTGTTAGCCGTCGCCGTTTACAACCACTACAAGCGCATTTCCAGCAAGATCAAGAAGCAGGACGAAGTAGAGATCGAGAAATCGAACATATTACTCGTCGGTGAAACGGGTACCGGCAAGACCCTCCTGGCCCGTACGATCGCTAAAATGCTGAATGTGCCTTTCTGCATCGCGGATGCCACCGTATTGACAGAGGCGGGCTATGTCGGGGAAGACGTAGAAAGCATTCTTACCCGTTTATTGCAGGCAGCCGATTATGACGTACCATCGGCGGAGCGGGGCGTGGTGTACATCGACGAGATCGATAAAATCGCCCGGAAAGGCGACAATCCGTCCATTACCCGGGATGTAAGCGGGGAAGGGGTGCAGCAAGCCTTGTTGAAACTCCTGGAAGGTTCCGTGGTGAATGTCCCCCCGCAAGGAGGCCGCAAGCATCCGGAGCAGAAGATGATCTCGATGGATACCTCCAATATCCTGTTCATCTGTGGAGGCGCCTTTGACGGGATTGACAAAAAGATCGCCCGGCGTTTGGAGACGCACGCGATCGGCTATAAATCGTCCAAAGACGCTGAAAAAATCGACCGGTCGAATTATCTTCAATATATCAGTCCGACCGACCTGAAGGCCTTCGGACTCATTCCGGAGCTGATCGGGCGCGTGCCGGTATTGACCCACCTGGATCCGCTTGACAAGCCCGCCTTGAAGGCGATCCTGACCGAGCCCAAGAATGCGCTCATCAAGCAATACGAGAAACTGTTCCAATTAGAGGGTGTAAGCCTATCGGTTGAGAAGGGTGTACTTGACTTCATTGTTGAAAAAGCGTTCGAATTCAAACTGGGAGCCCGCGGCCTGCGGTCAATCTGCGAAGCCATTCTTTTGGACGCCATGTTTGAAGTTCCTTCTAACAAGCAGGGAATCAAGGAATTTACGCTCACTTTGGCCTATGCCAAGGAGAAATTCTCCAAAGCGAACATCAACCGCCTGAAAGTAGCTTAA
- the clpP gene encoding ATP-dependent Clp endopeptidase proteolytic subunit ClpP produces MNYTNEFRKYAVKHQGISSLSVDSFVSAVRNDYISPTIIEERQLNIATMDVFSRLMMDRIIFLGVGINDYVSNIIQAQLLFLESVDAKKDIQIYMNSPGGSVYAGLGIYDTMQLVQPSIGTICTGMAASMAAVLMCAGDKGKRAALKHSRIMIHQPLGGAEGQASDIEITAREIQKLKKELYEIIASHSGQEYEKVWKDSDRDYWMTAEEAKAYGMVDEVLTRKK; encoded by the coding sequence ATGAATTACACCAACGAGTTCCGCAAGTATGCGGTCAAGCACCAGGGCATCAGCAGCCTGAGCGTCGACAGTTTTGTTTCCGCTGTGCGCAACGATTATATCTCACCGACGATTATCGAAGAACGTCAGCTCAACATCGCGACGATGGACGTCTTTTCCCGTCTGATGATGGATCGCATCATCTTCCTGGGCGTCGGGATCAACGATTATGTTTCGAACATCATCCAGGCGCAGCTCCTGTTTCTGGAGTCGGTGGATGCCAAGAAGGATATTCAGATCTACATGAACAGTCCGGGCGGATCCGTTTATGCAGGTTTGGGCATCTATGATACCATGCAGTTGGTACAGCCGAGCATTGGTACCATTTGCACCGGCATGGCCGCATCGATGGCCGCGGTATTGATGTGTGCCGGCGATAAAGGCAAGCGGGCAGCGTTGAAGCACTCCCGGATCATGATCCACCAGCCGCTGGGCGGCGCCGAAGGTCAGGCATCCGATATCGAAATCACGGCACGGGAGATCCAGAAGCTGAAGAAAGAACTGTACGAGATCATCGCTTCGCATTCGGGTCAGGAGTACGAGAAAGTGTGGAAAGATTCCGACCGCGATTACTGGATGACCGCCGAAGAAGCCAAGGCTTACGGCATGGTCGATGAAGTACTGACGCGAAAGAAATAA
- a CDS encoding Bax inhibitor-1/YccA family protein, with translation MENKWNSPFGQSAAPASQAVSRSFISGVFSWMGIALAISAITAYVFGTDASYMSYLINTERGGLSVLGYIVMFAPIGLVLLMGFGINRLSVPALTGVFLVYSVLMGMSLSFIFLAYTQSVIYQVFFISAAMFGVMALLGYTTKTDLTKLGSLLFMALIGIVIASLVNMFLRSPGFSYVISFIAVIVFTGLTAYDVQKLKQIGTQTEAGTEATAKLSIMGALTLYLDFINLFLALLRIFGGRRD, from the coding sequence ATGGAAAATAAATGGAATTCTCCCTTTGGCCAGTCGGCCGCTCCTGCATCGCAGGCGGTCTCTCGTAGTTTCATTTCCGGAGTTTTCTCCTGGATGGGAATTGCACTGGCTATCTCCGCTATCACCGCTTATGTATTCGGCACGGACGCGTCGTACATGAGCTATCTCATCAACACCGAACGCGGAGGTCTTTCGGTCCTTGGCTATATCGTGATGTTCGCTCCGATCGGACTCGTCCTACTCATGGGTTTCGGTATCAACCGCCTGTCCGTACCTGCCCTGACCGGGGTGTTCCTGGTGTATTCGGTGCTGATGGGCATGAGTCTGAGTTTCATCTTCCTGGCATACACGCAATCGGTCATCTATCAGGTCTTTTTCATCAGTGCCGCCATGTTTGGTGTAATGGCCCTCCTGGGTTATACCACGAAAACAGATCTGACCAAACTCGGATCGCTCCTGTTCATGGCCCTGATCGGTATCGTGATCGCTTCCCTGGTGAACATGTTCCTGCGCAGCCCGGGTTTCAGCTACGTGATCAGTTTCATTGCGGTGATCGTATTCACCGGTCTGACTGCCTATGACGTTCAAAAGTTGAAGCAGATCGGTACCCAGACGGAAGCCGGTACGGAAGCAACAGCCAAACTGAGCATCATGGGAGCGTTGACACTCTACCTGGACTTCATCAACCTCTTCCTCGCCTTGCTCCGCATCTTCGGCGGTCGCCGCGACTGA
- a CDS encoding sigma-70 family RNA polymerase sigma factor yields the protein MRFLKSRNQDPATDEELILAYRQDRDPARIGLLFDRYSSLLFGVCMQYLRDEDESKDAVVHLFERFQHDLLKYEVRNFGSWAYRVSRNYCVRLLAKRKEVHDEWALKNLVADEINKEEQLYTELRIEELERAMGMLQVHQRRCIEMFFIQELSYQQISDQTGFSLKQVKSYIQNGKRNLRIRLGGTGHDED from the coding sequence GTGCGATTCCTCAAATCCAGAAACCAAGACCCAGCCACCGACGAGGAGCTCATCCTGGCCTATCGACAGGATCGTGACCCGGCCCGTATTGGTTTGCTGTTCGATCGCTATTCGTCTCTTCTGTTCGGCGTTTGCATGCAATACCTGCGGGATGAGGATGAAAGCAAAGATGCCGTCGTCCACTTGTTTGAACGGTTCCAACATGACTTATTGAAGTACGAAGTCCGGAACTTCGGTTCCTGGGCCTACCGGGTTAGCAGGAACTACTGCGTTCGGTTACTGGCAAAACGCAAGGAGGTCCACGATGAGTGGGCCTTGAAAAACCTGGTGGCGGACGAGATTAACAAGGAAGAGCAACTCTACACCGAACTCAGAATCGAAGAATTGGAGCGCGCCATGGGCATGCTACAAGTGCATCAACGCAGGTGCATTGAAATGTTCTTCATACAGGAGTTAAGCTACCAGCAGATCAGCGATCAAACGGGCTTTTCGCTGAAGCAGGTAAAAAGCTATATTCAAAACGGTAAACGAAATCTCAGGATCCGTCTGGGAGGTACTGGCCATGACGAGGATTGA
- a CDS encoding GH3 auxin-responsive promoter family protein, with protein MPLINSFISWWMKKRMHQIDLFLKYPIEVQQEWFRRLVDSAKHTEWGQRFDYRSIRTLEDFKSRVPVQNYDSLQPYIQRLMAGEQNILWPSEVKWFAKSSGTTAGKSKFIPVSQEALDECHYKGGKDLLSIYCSNYPDTLIFTGKGLTLGGSHRAAKDGSEAFAGDISAILMQNMPFWAQMIRTPDLSIALMDEWEEKIERMARATIQENVTSISGVPTWTAVLANRVLEITGKRNLLEVWPNLELFIHGAVSFTPYREQFRSLCPADSFHYLETYNASEGFFGIQDLRNSEELLLMLDYGVFYEFMPMEEYGKEFPETVGLEGVEIGRNYALVISTNAGLWRYVIGDTVRFTSLDPFRIRITGRTRLFINAFGEEVIIENTDMAVRIACEKANCLVREYTVAPVYFNQRENGAHEWLIEFERSPDHLDYFKELLDNALKSLNSDYEAKRYRDMALRFPVIREVPQGTFHEWLRMKGKLGGQHKVPRLSNERQHVEEILQLLRERERPIQA; from the coding sequence ATGCCGCTTATCAATTCCTTTATCAGCTGGTGGATGAAGAAACGCATGCACCAGATCGACCTGTTCCTCAAGTATCCGATCGAGGTGCAGCAGGAATGGTTTCGGCGGCTGGTCGACAGTGCAAAGCATACCGAATGGGGTCAGCGTTTTGATTACCGAAGTATCCGGACTCTTGAAGATTTCAAATCCCGGGTGCCGGTTCAGAACTACGACAGTTTACAGCCTTACATTCAACGCCTGATGGCAGGGGAGCAGAATATCCTATGGCCCTCGGAAGTGAAATGGTTCGCCAAATCTTCCGGAACTACAGCCGGAAAGAGCAAGTTCATTCCCGTCAGCCAGGAAGCCCTGGATGAGTGTCATTACAAAGGAGGGAAAGACCTACTGAGTATCTATTGTTCGAACTATCCTGACACGCTGATTTTTACCGGCAAAGGACTTACCCTGGGAGGCAGCCATCGGGCTGCGAAAGATGGAAGCGAAGCGTTTGCGGGCGATATCTCCGCGATCCTGATGCAGAACATGCCGTTCTGGGCGCAGATGATCCGTACGCCGGATCTTTCCATAGCCCTGATGGACGAATGGGAAGAGAAGATCGAGCGGATGGCTCGCGCCACGATTCAGGAGAACGTAACGTCCATCAGCGGTGTCCCCACCTGGACAGCTGTGCTGGCCAATCGTGTTTTGGAAATTACCGGAAAGCGGAACTTGCTGGAAGTCTGGCCTAACCTAGAGCTCTTCATTCACGGAGCGGTAAGCTTTACTCCCTACCGGGAACAGTTCCGATCACTTTGTCCGGCAGACAGCTTTCACTACCTCGAGACCTACAATGCTTCGGAGGGCTTTTTCGGTATTCAGGACCTCCGCAATTCGGAGGAGTTGCTGTTGATGCTTGATTACGGAGTGTTCTATGAGTTCATGCCGATGGAAGAGTACGGAAAGGAATTTCCGGAAACCGTCGGACTCGAGGGCGTGGAGATCGGCAGGAACTATGCGCTGGTCATTTCAACAAACGCGGGATTGTGGCGTTATGTCATCGGAGACACGGTACGTTTTACATCCCTGGATCCCTTCCGGATCCGCATTACCGGAAGGACACGATTATTCATCAATGCGTTCGGAGAAGAGGTGATCATTGAGAACACGGATATGGCCGTCCGCATCGCGTGCGAGAAGGCGAACTGCCTTGTGCGGGAATACACCGTAGCGCCGGTCTATTTTAACCAGCGGGAGAACGGCGCCCATGAATGGCTCATCGAGTTCGAGCGGTCTCCGGATCACCTGGACTATTTCAAGGAACTTCTCGACAATGCGCTCAAATCCCTGAACTCCGACTACGAAGCGAAGCGCTACCGGGATATGGCTTTGCGCTTTCCGGTCATCCGGGAGGTTCCGCAGGGGACTTTTCACGAGTGGTTGCGGATGAAAGGCAAGCTTGGCGGCCAACACAAGGTGCCACGGTTGAGTAACGAGCGCCAGCATGTAGAGGAGATTCTTCAATTGTTGCGCGAACGGGAGCGTCCGATCCAGGCATGA
- a CDS encoding deoxynucleoside kinase: MSSKPITLRKSASKNQAKVTSTKTSGSRATATEKNTEKYAPTKKQLAPLHLAIAGNIGAGKTTLTNLLAKTMKWEPHFEDVDDNPYLNDFYEDMQRWSFNLQIYFLNARFEQVMKIRQSGKTVIQDRTIYEDANIFAPNLHSMGLMTTRDFNNYQSLFSLMTKFISPPDLLIYLRASVPTLVNQIGKRGRDYENSIRIDYLKRLNERYEAWISTYEQGKLLIIDVDDLNFADNPEDMGKIVNKINAEINGLF, translated from the coding sequence ATGTCATCAAAGCCTATAACACTCCGGAAGTCCGCTTCCAAAAATCAAGCGAAAGTGACCTCCACCAAAACCTCTGGTTCACGCGCAACTGCTACCGAAAAAAACACCGAAAAATACGCGCCTACCAAGAAGCAACTTGCGCCGCTTCATCTGGCGATCGCCGGCAACATCGGAGCAGGTAAAACCACGTTGACCAATCTTCTGGCGAAAACCATGAAGTGGGAACCTCATTTCGAGGACGTGGACGATAATCCTTACCTCAACGACTTTTATGAAGATATGCAGCGTTGGTCGTTCAACCTGCAGATTTACTTCCTCAATGCCCGTTTCGAGCAGGTGATGAAGATCCGTCAGAGCGGCAAGACCGTCATTCAGGACCGCACCATCTACGAAGACGCCAATATCTTCGCGCCGAACCTGCATTCGATGGGCCTGATGACCACCCGCGATTTCAACAATTACCAATCGCTCTTCAGCCTGATGACGAAGTTCATCAGTCCTCCCGACCTGCTCATCTACCTCCGTGCCAGCGTGCCGACCCTGGTCAACCAGATCGGCAAGCGGGGACGTGATTACGAGAACTCGATCCGGATCGATTACCTCAAGCGCCTGAATGAACGCTACGAAGCATGGATCTCCACCTATGAGCAGGGTAAGTTGCTCATCATCGATGTCGACGACCTGAATTTCGCCGACAATCCTGAAGACATGGGCAAGATCGTTAACAAGATCAACGCCGAGATCAACGGCCTCTTCTGA
- a CDS encoding flavin reductase family protein, whose amino-acid sequence MRTIDPGSVKTSVFHSYMLGAIAPRPIAFASTVDKDGKVNLSPFSFFNAFGSKPPVIVFSPARRVRDNSIKHTLENVYETMEVVINVVNYAMVQQMSLASTEYPKGVDEFVKAGFTPVASELIRPPRVKESPVQMECKVLQVIETGTEGGAANLIVCEILRMHIDESVMADDKIDPFKIDLVARMGGDWYCRASGAALFEVPKPNVKLGIGYDQIPEPIRNSKVLSGNDLGQLGNIEALPLEEAVRTYRQRDFMKELESKFGHHPEMLEEKLHALAKALLQQKALEEAWLTLLVSLQVR is encoded by the coding sequence ATGCGTACCATTGATCCCGGTTCCGTCAAGACCAGTGTATTCCACAGTTATATGCTGGGCGCCATCGCTCCGCGTCCCATCGCGTTCGCGAGCACGGTCGATAAAGACGGAAAGGTGAACCTTTCTCCCTTCTCTTTTTTTAACGCTTTTGGCAGTAAGCCGCCGGTTATCGTCTTCTCCCCTGCCCGACGCGTGCGCGACAACAGCATCAAGCATACACTCGAGAATGTTTATGAAACCATGGAAGTGGTGATCAACGTGGTCAACTATGCCATGGTCCAGCAGATGTCGCTCGCTTCCACGGAATATCCAAAAGGTGTCGATGAATTCGTCAAGGCCGGGTTCACGCCGGTGGCGTCCGAACTGATCCGTCCTCCGCGGGTAAAGGAATCACCGGTGCAAATGGAATGCAAGGTCCTTCAGGTCATCGAAACCGGAACGGAAGGCGGTGCCGCGAACCTGATCGTTTGCGAAATCCTTCGCATGCACATCGATGAATCCGTGATGGCCGACGACAAGATCGACCCGTTCAAGATCGACCTGGTTGCCCGTATGGGCGGCGACTGGTACTGCCGCGCGTCGGGAGCCGCGCTGTTCGAGGTTCCTAAACCGAATGTGAAGCTGGGCATCGGCTACGATCAGATTCCCGAACCCATTCGCAACAGCAAAGTGCTGAGTGGAAACGACCTGGGACAACTCGGCAATATCGAAGCGCTGCCTCTGGAAGAAGCGGTGCGCACCTACCGCCAGCGTGACTTCATGAAAGAACTCGAATCGAAATTCGGTCACCATCCGGAAATGCTGGAAGAGAAACTACACGCGTTGGCAAAGGCCCTGCTACAGCAGAAAGCCCTGGAAGAAGCCTGGTTGACCTTGTTGGTTTCGCTTCAGGTACGCTGA
- a CDS encoding TetR family transcriptional regulator: MEVQFQIKHNEKLYLRDPELSVIGRKMVRQSIGMINKMGFEQFTFKKLAEAIDTTEASVYRYFENKHKLLLYLLAWYWSWLEYQVVFHTNNLSEPEKKLRKIIDLLTRRPELMSDASEIDFNALFQIVISEGSKSYLTKDVDQLNKHKLFKPYKDLCARISDAILEYNSRYRYPHSMATTLLEMSHFQYFFMLHLPSLTDFGDAKTPEGIRNFLESLLFSAIAKK, translated from the coding sequence ATGGAAGTCCAGTTTCAGATCAAGCACAACGAGAAGTTGTATCTCCGCGATCCGGAGTTGTCGGTCATCGGCAGAAAAATGGTCCGGCAAAGTATCGGCATGATCAACAAAATGGGTTTCGAACAGTTCACGTTCAAGAAACTCGCCGAAGCGATCGACACTACGGAAGCCAGCGTCTATCGCTATTTTGAGAACAAGCACAAGTTGCTCCTGTACCTGTTGGCGTGGTACTGGAGTTGGCTCGAGTACCAGGTGGTGTTTCATACCAACAACCTGAGCGAGCCTGAAAAGAAATTACGGAAGATCATCGATCTTCTTACGCGTCGACCGGAACTCATGTCCGATGCAAGTGAGATCGACTTCAACGCCTTGTTTCAAATCGTCATTTCAGAAGGCAGTAAATCGTATCTGACCAAGGACGTCGATCAACTGAACAAGCACAAGTTGTTCAAACCGTACAAGGATTTGTGTGCACGAATTTCCGACGCGATCCTGGAATATAATTCCCGGTATCGTTACCCGCACTCTATGGCGACCACCTTACTGGAGATGTCCCATTTCCAGTATTTTTTCATGCTGCACCTACCGTCGTTGACTGATTTCGGTGACGCGAAAACGCCGGAAGGAATACGGAACTTTCTGGAGTCGCTCTTGTTTTCTGCGATCGCCAAAAAGTGA
- the tig gene encoding trigger factor, which yields MQISQEQQSELLTVLKIRLQPEDYQTRVKDILKRYQKSAQIPGFRPGHVPAGLIKKQYGQPVLLDELNKLVSESISNYVFEQKLEVIGSPMPKNGLDQQSLEDGNTFEFSYEVGLAPKFSVQIPTGKIPYYLVKVDEKMINDDADDLRRRYGKFSNPEKSEENSILYGEFNELDEAGNVKEGGNKTTTTLSIERIPQANDRKPFIGLAKGDTIDFHPMTVIGNEPEVAAMLRLEKQSPAMQSNYRLTVLTISRIELADLNQEFFDKIYGEGNVTNEEEFRAKIREGILAYFERESDRKMRKDLRNELLNQNNLPLPDDFLKRMLKANAEKPMADSEFDHQYYHLAEDLRWNLMVTKLATDQGFDVTEDELKELARGLVRQQFAQYGYYDIDDAKLEEVSERYLNEDGNRERLDRSIRENKVFAHLKGVVKLDMIELPYQEYVARLQEKTQHELEHHH from the coding sequence ATGCAGATCAGCCAAGAACAACAGAGCGAACTTCTTACGGTATTGAAGATCCGTTTGCAACCGGAAGACTATCAGACCCGGGTTAAGGACATCCTGAAGCGTTATCAGAAATCGGCCCAGATACCCGGTTTTCGTCCGGGACATGTTCCGGCAGGTCTGATCAAGAAGCAATACGGACAGCCGGTATTGTTGGATGAGCTCAACAAACTGGTTTCCGAGTCGATCAGCAATTATGTATTCGAGCAAAAGTTGGAGGTCATCGGTTCCCCGATGCCCAAAAACGGATTGGATCAACAGTCGCTGGAAGACGGGAACACGTTCGAATTCAGTTACGAAGTAGGTCTTGCGCCGAAGTTCAGCGTTCAGATTCCGACCGGAAAAATCCCGTATTACCTGGTCAAGGTCGATGAGAAGATGATCAACGACGACGCGGATGACCTGCGCCGCCGTTACGGAAAGTTCTCGAATCCCGAGAAGTCCGAAGAGAACTCGATCCTCTACGGCGAGTTCAACGAACTCGACGAGGCTGGCAACGTGAAGGAAGGCGGTAACAAGACCACCACCACGCTCAGCATTGAGCGCATCCCGCAAGCGAATGACCGCAAGCCCTTTATTGGGCTTGCCAAAGGCGATACCATCGATTTCCATCCGATGACGGTCATCGGAAATGAACCCGAAGTTGCCGCCATGCTGCGCCTCGAGAAGCAGTCGCCGGCAATGCAATCGAACTACCGACTGACGGTCTTGACCATTTCACGGATCGAATTGGCGGATCTGAACCAGGAGTTTTTCGACAAGATCTACGGCGAAGGAAATGTGACCAACGAGGAGGAGTTCCGCGCTAAGATCCGTGAAGGCATCCTCGCTTACTTTGAGCGGGAAAGCGACCGGAAGATGCGGAAGGACCTGCGCAATGAATTGCTCAATCAGAATAATCTTCCGTTACCGGATGATTTTCTGAAGCGTATGTTGAAGGCGAATGCGGAGAAACCGATGGCGGATTCAGAATTCGATCATCAGTACTATCATTTGGCCGAAGACCTCCGCTGGAACCTGATGGTGACCAAACTGGCAACGGATCAAGGATTCGATGTGACGGAAGATGAATTGAAAGAACTGGCGCGGGGATTGGTTCGTCAACAGTTTGCTCAATACGGCTACTACGATATTGATGATGCCAAGCTGGAAGAAGTGTCGGAGCGTTACCTGAACGAAGACGGAAACCGTGAGCGACTCGATCGCAGTATCCGTGAAAACAAGGTCTTCGCGCACCTCAAAGGCGTCGTCAAGCTGGACATGATCGAATTGCCTTATCAGGAATACGTAGCCCGCCTGCAGGAGAAGACCCAGCACGAGTTGGAGCACCACCATTGA
- the fabD gene encoding ACP S-malonyltransferase, translated as MKKAYLFPGQGSQFVGMGKELYEQHALAKRLFDEANEILGFRITDIMFSGTDEDLKQTKVTQPAIFLHSVVHALCMGDEFQPDMVAGHSLGEFSALVANKVLSFQDGLRLVKTRAFAMQKACELRPSTMAAILNLEDAVVEQICADISAGGQIVVAANYNCPGQLVISGTIEGVNEACEKLKAAGAKRALVLPVGGAFHSPLMEPARAELAEGIRTTTFSEPICPIYQNVTAQAVTDTNAIRENLIAQLTAPVRWTQTIQAMIADGATSFVEVGPGKVLQGLVKKINKDMEAVSA; from the coding sequence ATGAAAAAAGCTTATCTCTTTCCTGGACAAGGTTCTCAATTCGTAGGCATGGGCAAGGAGCTCTACGAACAACATGCGCTCGCAAAGCGTCTGTTCGACGAAGCCAACGAAATTCTGGGTTTCAGGATTACCGATATCATGTTCTCCGGTACCGATGAAGACTTGAAACAAACCAAGGTCACTCAGCCGGCCATCTTCCTGCATTCGGTCGTTCATGCGCTTTGCATGGGCGATGAATTCCAGCCGGATATGGTAGCCGGTCATTCATTGGGCGAATTTTCGGCACTGGTGGCAAACAAAGTACTTTCCTTTCAGGACGGCCTTCGACTCGTCAAGACCCGTGCTTTCGCGATGCAGAAGGCGTGTGAACTCCGACCCTCCACCATGGCGGCCATTCTGAACCTTGAGGACGCGGTCGTAGAACAGATCTGCGCGGATATATCGGCCGGCGGCCAGATTGTCGTGGCAGCCAACTACAACTGTCCCGGACAACTCGTGATCTCCGGAACGATCGAAGGAGTCAACGAAGCCTGCGAAAAGCTGAAAGCGGCCGGAGCCAAGCGAGCACTGGTGTTGCCGGTAGGAGGAGCATTCCATTCACCCTTGATGGAGCCGGCCAGAGCCGAGCTGGCGGAAGGTATCCGCACGACAACGTTCAGTGAACCGATCTGTCCGATTTACCAAAACGTGACGGCACAGGCTGTTACCGATACGAACGCGATCCGGGAAAACCTCATCGCGCAATTGACCGCCCCGGTCCGCTGGACACAAACCATCCAGGCCATGATCGCGGATGGCGCAACTTCTTTCGTGGAAGTCGGCCCCGGGAAAGTGCTGCAAGGTTTGGTCAAGAAGATCAATAAAGACATGGAAGCCGTTTCCGCCTGA